In Populus nigra chromosome 1, ddPopNigr1.1, whole genome shotgun sequence, one genomic interval encodes:
- the LOC133701875 gene encoding heavy metal-associated isoprenylated plant protein 47-like, translating into MKQKIVIKVHMHCEKCRTKAKKIAATACGVTSVALEAAKDQIVVIGEEVDSVKLAKSLRKKVGHAVLMSVQEEKEKAKDKDEKKGDDKKPTLYCYPQPLPHAVVCESNPDNCTVL; encoded by the exons ATGAAG CAAAAAATAGTGATCAAAGTGCATATGCATTGCGAGAAATGTAGAACCAAAGCCAAGAAGATTGCTGCCACGGCATGTG GTGTAACTTCGGTGGCGCTGGAGGCAGCCAAAGATCAGATAGTGGTGATCGGAGAGGAAGTTGATTCGGTTAAGCTGGCAAAGTCACTAAGAAAAAAGGTTGGCCATGCCGTTTTGATGAGCGtgcaagaagagaaagagaaagcgAAAGATAAAGATGAGAAGAAAGGAGATGATAAAAAACCAACTCTATATTGTTATCCACAGCCTCTACCGCATGCAGTGGTTTGTGAATCAAACCCTGACAATTGCACCGTATTGTGA